From Paenibacillus thermoaerophilus, a single genomic window includes:
- a CDS encoding S-layer homology domain-containing protein: MRKTALLVLAWLLGCYSLPAASAAEYPESEIALRVNTASVRQNGEVVVTVTANPADRLYGVEFKVLYDASALELVKYAGVSYSVLDNDLTDKGLLYVPALAKEKSRSGRQDLVAITFKALKSGDTAVEAVPVKGVTDERTTRVVDGQTYPDLVAHPLKAGVSKIAIRITGNESAGSSSPVSGAPSVREIVEAVGKEPGRLKAANDLADGLNRLTGVTEEERPIVEKLVRETSARLLTLEFAPGAQSLTVDAAALEGLLAAADKLRDASGRIGLEVPAPASLNIAIPDGNSGRMTFSSAAIEAMRLRGLHLSVHAEGLAMTVPAETLREAGGDTATLSIKPGPRRHRQTETGSFDPLASYVFELGSGREFAKPVTIRWSHPEEADPDLLGVYLLDEERDAWTYVRETERSRDNRTLTVRLTHFSTYALAAYNRRYDDLGSTYEEAVRAIRGLSARHVLNGISDTEFGPRKEVTRAEWTAMLARAMGWTASAKGAGSFSDVPEGRWYTEAVGIAYERGLIDGYPDGTFRPDVPISRAELAVLLARLNLESSAEEHQTQRFEDDEFIPEWAAEAVYKAKARGWLRGDAANRYNPHEHTVRADAAVVLYRLLESEFKPVSVSD, translated from the coding sequence ATGCGCAAGACGGCTTTGTTGGTGTTGGCATGGCTCCTCGGCTGTTACTCGCTTCCGGCAGCCTCGGCGGCGGAATACCCGGAATCCGAAATCGCCTTGCGGGTAAATACCGCCTCCGTCCGGCAAAACGGAGAAGTTGTGGTCACCGTAACGGCCAATCCGGCGGACCGGCTCTACGGGGTCGAGTTCAAAGTGCTGTACGATGCAAGCGCGTTGGAACTGGTGAAATATGCCGGCGTGTCCTACTCGGTTCTCGATAACGATTTGACGGACAAAGGTCTGCTCTACGTGCCCGCTTTAGCGAAGGAAAAGTCGCGAAGCGGCCGGCAGGATCTTGTGGCGATAACCTTTAAGGCGCTCAAATCCGGGGATACGGCGGTTGAAGCCGTCCCCGTCAAAGGAGTGACGGATGAGCGTACGACCCGGGTGGTCGACGGGCAGACGTATCCCGATTTGGTTGCGCATCCGCTTAAAGCGGGAGTGTCGAAAATCGCGATTCGCATAACGGGGAACGAATCCGCCGGATCGTCTTCCCCGGTTTCCGGCGCCCCGTCGGTGCGCGAGATCGTCGAGGCCGTCGGCAAGGAGCCCGGCCGGCTCAAAGCGGCGAACGATCTGGCGGACGGATTAAACCGGCTGACAGGCGTTACGGAAGAGGAACGGCCCATCGTCGAAAAACTGGTTCGCGAGACGTCCGCCAGATTGCTGACGCTGGAGTTTGCGCCCGGAGCGCAGTCTTTGACCGTGGACGCAGCGGCGCTGGAGGGCTTGCTCGCGGCTGCGGACAAGTTGCGGGACGCGTCCGGACGGATCGGCCTGGAAGTTCCTGCCCCCGCTTCCCTGAACATCGCGATTCCTGACGGGAACTCCGGGCGGATGACCTTCTCCTCCGCTGCGATCGAAGCCATGCGGCTTCGGGGGCTTCATCTCTCCGTGCACGCGGAGGGCTTGGCGATGACCGTTCCGGCGGAAACGCTGCGTGAGGCGGGCGGCGACACGGCGACCTTGTCGATCAAACCCGGCCCCCGGCGTCACCGGCAGACGGAAACCGGCAGCTTCGATCCGCTGGCCAGTTACGTGTTCGAGCTTGGGTCCGGCCGGGAATTCGCGAAGCCGGTCACGATCCGGTGGTCTCATCCGGAGGAGGCCGATCCCGATCTGCTGGGCGTTTACCTGCTGGATGAAGAGCGGGATGCCTGGACGTATGTCCGCGAAACGGAGCGCAGCAGGGACAACCGTACCTTAACCGTCCGGCTGACGCATTTCAGTACGTACGCGCTCGCAGCCTACAACCGGCGCTATGACGACCTGGGCTCGACTTACGAGGAAGCGGTCCGGGCGATACGAGGGCTAAGCGCGCGCCATGTGCTGAACGGCATCAGCGATACCGAATTCGGTCCGCGGAAGGAAGTGACGAGGGCGGAATGGACGGCCATGCTGGCGCGTGCCATGGGCTGGACGGCAAGCGCGAAAGGCGCGGGATCGTTCAGCGATGTTCCGGAGGGCCGGTGGTATACGGAGGCGGTAGGCATCGCGTACGAGCGGGGATTAATCGACGGCTATCCGGACGGAACGTTCAGGCCGGACGTTCCGATCAGCCGCGCGGAGCTGGCGGTTTTGCTGGCAAGACTTAACCTCGAATCCTCTGCCGAAGAACATCAGACCCAGCGATTCGAGGACGATGAATTTATACCGGAATGGGCTGCCGAAGCGGTCTACAAGGCGAAGGCCCGGGGCTGGCTGAGGGGCGACGCCGCCAACCGGTACAATCCGCACGAGCATACGGTGCGCGCCGATGCCGCGGTTGTGCTGTACCGATTGCTGGAAAGCGAGTTTAAACCGGTGTCTGTATCCGATTAA
- a CDS encoding cohesin domain-containing protein: MKHQRKRPLRRGMWIALSFILAWAIGGLQAAPAQASEPGKLSYKQYGPPEPLLAPINAVSIYDGAVGQEDGHDVLYTTVKGSPAVLNVVDLDDYKLLRSFPLEGAGDSWHHEVAVDGSVYVTGGKKLWKYSPVTKQVQPVADFGTEAPWSLTTDEAGNAYVGTYPGGNVFKYEAATGQITNYGRMIGVQEQEYVRSIAYHQGTIYAGTAHGQLVKLDPATGTKTDIAASLGEQGFVYDLDAVDGRYLFARYSESKNMYIYDLDEGKWLDIVLSNVSGLHVTDSLDGKVYFVADGKLKSIRLDTLEVADTGMPYASSLRGADWVQVENDPDLPGWNLVTVQFAGRIAFFNIQTATVKFYDPVVQGTPLPLHGMEKDPDGKIYMSSLGAGVGAIYDPATGVNTPMAIGQADSMHVFGNKMYMGVYPGGNIFSFDLTAPPSAENPKHEFQLGDGQDRVAVITSGGGNVYFGSISTYGQLGGAVSVYDPSAPSGGLRVYRHIVQDQSVIGLAYKDGKLYGSTNVNNGLGSNPTATEAKMFVLNAATGEKESEFSLNIDGVVQPKFIGRLTVGPEDGYIWGAVNGYVFALDPATLQVVKSKKVYHGSVDLGAWSAVELEWSEDGILYALFGTELIAVDPETLAYRNVTRAYGFVIGNDGHLYYSSGDDKTMLNRIQVTTLDEPIDPEEPEEPGQPGEPAPSTVYNGSFELPLDNGKIPGWSSLFGTSAKVYYEVSSERSASGSKSLKVVDTLRNVPGEPVTAVALQSDKIEVLPGERYRASVKMYIEEGTPSLLFRAFDENDKQVAEGLTHVSTNPGQWQDVTAELTAPPNAKYVRVFASSSSYNLSRVYYDDFNVTGKFPNQDATAGKLSISAPGTVAKGQSLNVSLRAEDASDLYGVSAVIRYDPAKFAVESVAVSEAFKGGNDVFFDYRTDEPGKIQLLATQLADRSVNGNTEIAVIRLKARDAPGNTELRLDKSSETAKSDSDETGVTYPLGEDQVLAVQITQLPEDVDQNGVVNLMDLIAVAKHAGQQATEQTRRLDVNGDGHIDIADVGLVAAQILQ; encoded by the coding sequence GACGGCCATGATGTGCTGTATACGACGGTTAAGGGATCTCCCGCCGTGCTTAACGTCGTCGATCTGGACGACTACAAGCTGCTTCGAAGCTTTCCGCTCGAAGGAGCCGGCGATTCCTGGCATCATGAGGTCGCTGTTGACGGCTCGGTTTATGTAACCGGCGGCAAAAAACTGTGGAAGTATTCGCCGGTCACCAAACAAGTCCAACCGGTTGCGGACTTCGGCACGGAAGCCCCGTGGTCCTTGACGACGGATGAGGCCGGAAATGCGTATGTCGGCACGTATCCGGGGGGCAACGTGTTCAAATACGAGGCGGCGACCGGACAGATTACCAACTACGGCCGCATGATCGGCGTCCAGGAGCAGGAATATGTGCGCTCGATCGCTTATCATCAAGGAACGATTTATGCGGGAACCGCTCACGGCCAGCTCGTCAAACTCGATCCGGCGACCGGAACGAAAACCGATATTGCGGCTTCTCTGGGAGAGCAAGGATTCGTCTACGATCTGGACGCGGTGGACGGCCGTTATTTGTTCGCCCGGTATTCTGAAAGCAAAAACATGTACATTTACGATCTTGACGAGGGCAAATGGCTGGATATCGTCTTGTCCAACGTAAGCGGTCTGCATGTAACGGATTCCCTCGACGGAAAAGTGTATTTCGTGGCGGACGGCAAGCTGAAATCGATCCGGCTGGACACGCTGGAAGTCGCCGATACGGGAATGCCTTACGCGAGCAGCCTCAGAGGCGCGGACTGGGTTCAAGTGGAGAACGATCCCGATCTGCCCGGCTGGAATCTGGTTACGGTTCAATTCGCCGGCCGCATCGCGTTCTTTAACATTCAGACCGCCACGGTCAAATTTTACGACCCGGTCGTTCAAGGCACGCCGCTGCCCCTTCACGGGATGGAGAAAGACCCCGACGGCAAAATTTACATGAGCTCGCTGGGCGCCGGCGTGGGAGCGATTTACGATCCCGCAACCGGAGTGAATACGCCGATGGCCATCGGACAAGCGGACAGCATGCACGTGTTCGGCAACAAGATGTATATGGGCGTTTATCCGGGCGGCAATATTTTCTCCTTCGACTTGACCGCCCCGCCAAGCGCGGAAAATCCGAAGCATGAGTTCCAACTGGGAGACGGGCAGGATCGGGTCGCCGTCATCACCTCCGGCGGCGGGAACGTGTATTTCGGCAGCATCTCCACGTATGGACAATTAGGCGGAGCGGTATCGGTCTACGACCCCTCGGCGCCTTCCGGCGGACTGCGGGTGTACCGGCATATCGTGCAAGATCAAAGCGTGATCGGTCTGGCCTACAAAGACGGGAAGCTGTACGGTTCGACGAACGTAAACAACGGGCTCGGCAGCAATCCGACGGCAACCGAGGCGAAGATGTTTGTGCTGAATGCGGCAACAGGCGAGAAAGAGTCTGAATTTTCGCTGAATATCGACGGGGTCGTCCAACCGAAATTTATCGGCAGATTAACGGTCGGGCCCGAAGACGGCTACATCTGGGGAGCGGTAAACGGCTACGTGTTCGCTCTGGACCCGGCGACGCTGCAAGTCGTGAAAAGCAAGAAGGTGTACCACGGATCGGTCGATCTGGGTGCTTGGTCCGCGGTTGAACTGGAATGGTCGGAAGACGGGATCTTGTACGCGCTCTTCGGAACCGAACTCATCGCGGTGGACCCGGAGACGTTGGCGTATCGAAACGTGACGCGCGCTTATGGATTTGTGATCGGCAACGACGGGCATTTGTATTACTCCTCCGGGGACGACAAAACGATGCTGAATCGTATCCAGGTCACGACGCTCGATGAGCCGATCGATCCCGAGGAGCCGGAAGAACCGGGACAGCCGGGAGAACCCGCGCCTTCGACCGTGTACAACGGCAGCTTCGAATTGCCGCTGGACAACGGGAAAATTCCGGGTTGGTCCAGTTTGTTTGGGACTTCCGCAAAAGTCTATTACGAGGTCAGCAGCGAGCGCAGCGCCAGCGGCAGCAAGAGCCTGAAGGTCGTCGATACGCTGCGGAACGTGCCGGGAGAACCTGTAACGGCCGTCGCCCTGCAAAGCGACAAGATTGAAGTGCTGCCGGGCGAACGGTATAGGGCAAGCGTGAAGATGTATATCGAGGAAGGGACGCCGAGTCTGCTGTTCCGCGCATTTGACGAGAACGACAAGCAGGTGGCCGAAGGCTTGACGCATGTCTCCACCAATCCGGGGCAATGGCAGGATGTTACCGCCGAATTGACCGCCCCGCCGAATGCGAAGTATGTCCGGGTATTCGCTTCTTCTTCAAGCTACAACTTGTCGAGGGTTTATTATGACGATTTTAATGTGACCGGTAAATTCCCCAATCAGGACGCAACCGCGGGCAAGTTGAGCATTTCCGCTCCGGGCACGGTTGCCAAGGGGCAGAGCCTTAACGTATCGCTGCGGGCGGAGGACGCTTCGGACTTGTACGGCGTGAGCGCGGTAATCCGCTACGACCCCGCGAAATTCGCGGTTGAATCGGTTGCCGTTTCCGAAGCGTTTAAAGGCGGGAACGACGTGTTCTTCGATTACCGGACGGACGAACCGGGGAAAATCCAGCTCTTGGCCACTCAGCTTGCGGACCGCAGCGTCAACGGCAATACGGAAATCGCCGTTATCCGTTTAAAGGCGCGGGATGCGCCCGGGAACACCGAGCTCAGGCTCGACAAAAGCTCGGAGACAGCCAAGTCCGATTCGGATGAAACCGGCGTGACATACCCGCTTGGAGAGGATCAGGTTCTTGCCGTTCAGATTACGCAATTGCCGGAAGACGTGGATCAAAACGGCGTCGTTAATCTGATGGATTTGATTGCCGTTGCCAAGCATGCGGGACAACAGGCCACGGAGCAAACGCGCAGGCTGGATGTCAACGGAGACGGCCATATCGATATCGCGGACGTCGGCTTGGTAGCGGCCCAAATCTTGCAGTAA
- a CDS encoding cohesin domain-containing protein, which translates to MNLNRLSKRLTRTISGAVLAAAIWLPAESADARIMKELGEPAALGEPIQQAALFDGVYGTENGQDMLYTTSAGNPAMFNAVNLDTYTLARALPLPVGKSAWAHVTAPDGSVYIGVSDGGPILLRYNPASGTIDNLGAAVSGAKSVWSLTADEHGNIYGGTFDDGKVFQYNPATNQFRDYGVMVEGRDYVRSIAYKDGYVYAGIGAVGDLVKLNVETGEKTVIPLKPIEGVTQYPFVYGLDVRGDYLFAFLSGDGKAIYIIYDLDNETWLDQEYWGVSGLRVSPERNNKVYFVQNRELMEWDMTTRTAEPTGMTYGSSLRNSGWVRLDNDPQMPNPVLVTVQYAGGTAYFDVDARKVTTKPAVVRGSSLGIQALEKGPNGVLYMSGYTAATGAAYDPSTGQFSTFPLGQAESIGSSGNTVYFGVYPGAEIRAYDTGKPLKPDMPDQNPTLLFKVEDEQDRPYVNTFGDGKAFFGTIPTYGKTGGALVVFDESDPAGTYKVYRNVVQDQSIVGLAYRDGLIYGSTSIRGGLDSVSPATKAKMFIWDVEKEEKILEWEPDIPGAAKAPIMISGLTFGPDGLLWAAADGILFAIDPDSREITKSKVIFPGVENYGMWRPIHIRFSDDGLLYTDIYGKLVVVDPQSLEFANLGVSAALFTIGDDGNLYYAQEGTLYERSVSDAEYASPGRLSLEAPSKAAPGETFEVKVRVADAYRLYAADVSLEFDPAKVRLTDIRAGDAFAADAFADSRTDHAAGTARAVVTKLGDQEINGNAHVFTFVFQALDVKGPASVTLKRGSALGAVHTAESGLLYAEAEDRSIAVNLRDLTDVNGDGRVDEIDLVAVAKRVGASSFDPDLDVNGDGTIDITDAALVAMDLFE; encoded by the coding sequence ATGAACTTGAACCGCTTGTCCAAAAGGTTGACGCGAACGATATCGGGAGCCGTTCTGGCAGCCGCGATCTGGCTTCCCGCGGAAAGTGCGGATGCCCGCATCATGAAGGAACTCGGAGAACCGGCCGCTCTCGGAGAGCCGATTCAGCAAGCCGCGCTGTTTGACGGCGTCTACGGTACGGAGAACGGTCAGGATATGCTGTATACGACCTCGGCAGGCAACCCGGCCATGTTTAATGCCGTGAATCTGGATACCTATACATTGGCGCGCGCCTTGCCTTTGCCCGTGGGGAAAAGCGCCTGGGCCCACGTAACCGCTCCGGACGGGAGCGTGTATATCGGCGTGTCGGACGGCGGCCCGATTCTTCTGCGCTACAATCCGGCCTCAGGGACGATCGACAATCTGGGCGCGGCGGTCTCCGGCGCGAAATCGGTATGGTCGCTGACGGCGGATGAGCACGGGAACATATACGGCGGGACGTTCGACGACGGGAAAGTGTTTCAATACAATCCGGCAACGAACCAGTTCCGCGATTACGGGGTGATGGTGGAAGGGCGAGACTATGTCCGCTCGATCGCTTACAAAGACGGGTATGTGTATGCCGGCATCGGGGCGGTCGGCGACTTGGTCAAGCTGAATGTGGAGACCGGAGAGAAGACGGTTATTCCGCTGAAACCGATCGAAGGCGTCACGCAGTACCCGTTCGTCTACGGCCTTGATGTCCGCGGCGACTATTTGTTCGCGTTTCTGAGCGGCGACGGCAAAGCGATCTACATCATCTACGATTTGGACAATGAAACATGGCTGGATCAAGAATATTGGGGAGTCTCCGGACTGCGCGTATCGCCCGAACGCAACAATAAAGTGTATTTTGTTCAGAACCGGGAGCTGATGGAATGGGATATGACCACGCGCACCGCCGAACCGACGGGGATGACTTACGGCTCCAGTCTGCGCAACTCCGGCTGGGTGCGGCTCGACAACGACCCGCAGATGCCCAATCCCGTTCTGGTGACGGTTCAGTATGCCGGAGGAACGGCCTACTTCGATGTCGATGCCCGGAAAGTGACGACGAAGCCGGCTGTCGTGAGAGGAAGCTCGCTGGGCATCCAGGCGCTGGAGAAAGGGCCGAACGGCGTTCTCTACATGAGCGGCTATACCGCCGCGACGGGCGCGGCCTACGATCCGTCCACGGGCCAATTCTCCACATTCCCGCTGGGCCAGGCCGAGAGTATCGGCTCAAGCGGGAATACGGTTTACTTCGGCGTATATCCGGGGGCGGAAATCCGCGCGTATGACACGGGAAAACCGCTGAAGCCGGATATGCCGGATCAAAACCCGACCCTGCTCTTTAAGGTTGAAGACGAGCAGGACCGGCCGTATGTCAATACGTTCGGGGACGGCAAGGCGTTCTTCGGAACGATCCCGACTTACGGCAAGACGGGAGGCGCTCTGGTCGTCTTCGACGAATCCGATCCGGCCGGCACTTACAAGGTATACCGCAACGTCGTGCAGGACCAGAGCATCGTCGGATTGGCTTACCGCGACGGTTTGATTTACGGCTCGACCTCAATTCGCGGCGGTCTGGACAGCGTGAGTCCGGCAACCAAAGCCAAAATGTTTATCTGGGATGTGGAGAAGGAAGAGAAAATCTTGGAATGGGAACCGGACATCCCGGGCGCTGCCAAGGCCCCCATCATGATCAGCGGCTTGACATTCGGACCGGACGGCTTGTTGTGGGCCGCGGCGGACGGCATCTTATTCGCGATCGATCCGGATTCGCGGGAAATCACGAAAAGCAAAGTCATCTTCCCCGGCGTGGAAAACTATGGGATGTGGCGTCCGATTCATATCCGGTTCTCGGACGACGGACTCTTGTACACCGACATCTACGGTAAGCTGGTCGTTGTCGACCCTCAATCGCTCGAGTTTGCCAACCTCGGCGTGTCCGCAGCATTATTTACGATCGGCGACGACGGCAACTTGTATTACGCGCAAGAAGGCACGTTATACGAACGCAGCGTCTCCGATGCGGAATACGCGTCGCCGGGCCGTTTAAGCCTGGAAGCTCCCTCAAAAGCGGCGCCCGGCGAGACTTTTGAAGTAAAAGTTCGTGTGGCCGACGCCTATCGCTTGTACGCAGCGGATGTCAGCCTCGAATTCGACCCCGCGAAGGTGAGGCTGACGGACATCCGCGCAGGCGACGCCTTCGCGGCCGACGCGTTTGCCGATTCGCGGACGGATCACGCCGCGGGGACCGCCCGCGCGGTCGTTACGAAATTAGGGGACCAAGAAATAAACGGGAATGCGCATGTGTTTACGTTTGTGTTCCAAGCGCTTGATGTCAAAGGTCCCGCATCCGTAACGCTGAAGCGGGGGTCCGCCCTCGGCGCGGTTCATACGGCGGAAAGCGGCCTGCTATACGCCGAAGCGGAGGACCGGTCGATTGCCGTGAACCTGAGGGATCTCACCGATGTGAACGGGGACGGCCGTGTCGATGAAATCGACCTGGTGGCGGTCGCCAAGCGGGTCGGCGCCTCCTCGTTCGATCCGGATCTGGATGTGAACGGCGACGGAACGATCGATATCACCGATGCGGCCCTCGTGGCGATGGACTTGTTCGAATAA
- a CDS encoding cohesin domain-containing protein, whose protein sequence is MAMGTKTFRRIAVLLLSVWVLSALTLLPPGRAAATGSPVFNASFEEPVTGSQIPGWSEFIAPGSVKVSYGVTNEKARTGSYSLKLTDMDDGKGVAIWSQPIPIIAGETYTGSVWIYIEGSTFNNGSGSVPNRASFVMRFYDENGTQVGGDNGVVHHSAGQSQWVKLQTGALTAPANAKTVRVMASVSNLWQTNGAYYDDFHIDGVFPTEDIPAVQSLALAGPASVPINGTYEVGLSARGASGLYAVNASIYFDPQQFQFVSAEGAGPFASEGQALFRSQQTQSGKVQIVATQLGNHAVTGDVQVATLRFKPLQKTDAAVIRLDRGATTAKIDADETGKLYTLGTDVELSVGIRDRLEDVTGDGKVNLADLVAAARKVGTAVSPDTAKFDLNADGKIDIADLSLISLAIFEGGAP, encoded by the coding sequence ATGGCAATGGGGACAAAGACGTTCCGACGGATTGCTGTTCTGCTCCTGTCCGTATGGGTGTTATCCGCTTTAACGCTGTTGCCGCCGGGCAGGGCGGCGGCAACCGGCTCGCCGGTTTTTAACGCCAGCTTCGAGGAACCGGTCACAGGCTCCCAAATTCCGGGCTGGTCCGAATTTATCGCGCCCGGCAGCGTCAAGGTCTCGTACGGGGTAACGAACGAGAAAGCCCGGACCGGCAGCTACAGCTTGAAATTGACGGATATGGATGACGGAAAAGGCGTCGCCATCTGGTCGCAGCCGATCCCGATCATCGCCGGCGAGACGTATACCGGTTCCGTGTGGATCTACATTGAAGGGTCGACATTTAACAACGGGTCGGGCAGTGTGCCGAACCGCGCCAGCTTCGTGATGCGGTTTTATGACGAGAACGGCACGCAAGTCGGAGGCGACAACGGGGTTGTCCATCATTCGGCCGGACAAAGCCAATGGGTGAAGCTGCAGACAGGCGCGCTCACGGCGCCGGCTAACGCCAAAACGGTCCGCGTCATGGCCTCCGTATCGAACCTGTGGCAGACCAACGGCGCTTATTATGACGATTTCCATATCGACGGCGTGTTCCCGACAGAGGACATTCCGGCCGTTCAGTCGCTCGCGCTTGCGGGTCCGGCATCCGTACCGATCAACGGAACTTATGAAGTCGGTCTGTCCGCGCGCGGAGCTTCCGGCTTGTACGCGGTGAACGCCAGCATTTATTTTGACCCGCAGCAGTTTCAATTCGTATCGGCCGAAGGAGCCGGACCGTTCGCAAGCGAAGGCCAGGCGTTATTCAGATCGCAGCAGACGCAAAGCGGAAAGGTTCAGATCGTGGCGACGCAATTGGGCAACCACGCCGTCACGGGAGATGTCCAGGTGGCGACATTGAGATTCAAGCCGCTGCAGAAGACCGACGCGGCCGTGATCCGCCTGGACCGGGGCGCAACAACCGCGAAGATCGACGCCGATGAAACAGGCAAGCTGTACACCTTGGGGACCGATGTCGAGCTGTCGGTCGGCATTCGGGATCGGCTTGAGGATGTGACAGGGGACGGCAAGGTCAATTTGGCCGATTTGGTGGCGGCCGCCAGAAAAGTAGGCACCGCCGTTAGCCCGGATACGGCGAAGTTCGATCTGAATGCGGACGGAAAAATCGATATTGCCGATCTCTCGCTGATTTCACTGGCCATTTTCGAAGGAGGCGCGCCATGA
- a CDS encoding sporulation histidine kinase inhibitor Sda: MKILSDENLLQAYRDAIDLALDPHFIYLLRSEISRRKLEPAYPSMHDFMPSDNGKLDE; the protein is encoded by the coding sequence ATGAAAATTCTTAGCGACGAAAATCTCCTTCAAGCTTACCGGGACGCAATCGATCTGGCACTTGATCCTCATTTTATTTACCTGCTTCGCAGCGAGATTTCCCGGCGCAAACTGGAACCCGCATATCCCTCCATGCACGATTTCATGCCGTCGGACAACGGGAAATTGGACGAATAG